In Mytilus edulis chromosome 3, xbMytEdul2.2, whole genome shotgun sequence, the genomic window GTTATTTATATATCGCGTTGCGTGTATGGACATACTAAAGATTTGTGAACTAGTGATAGACActaaagaatatttgttttccAATTATATTGTGTGATACATATTAATATACAACaaggttaaaataattaaattttaatttttctgcaTTGCTACAAGAATTTTTATGTGTAAGATTTGCTTTATACTGGTTCAAATTAGACTTAATTTTGGTATTTGATAAAATTGCAAAGtatgtgaaataaaaacttgagaGCAAAGACTTGTCCGTCTTAAAACAAAACTTGTCAGAATGATTTGACTGATTTTCAAATAGTTTCGTGTTggatatttctaattttctttGTGTTAATCTCTGTTCAAGTTTTCTTTTACTGGTAATGTACATGAGATCAGTTAGTTATTAATTTCCATTTATTTCTCATTCTATTTTGGAAGTTGCATTTACTGGAGCTACAACGAGTTCACTTATTAACCTGAGCAAGCCCAGGATTATGATATATAAAGTTACTTTATCCAAGCACCATTTATGATGTAAAGGATAAGGTGCATTATATAAAGAAGCCAAAGGGCTTCGAGGGTTAATATGTACCCTCCCAAATTATATAATCAGTAATACACCCGTCCCAAAAATAAATATCAAGACCAATAAATGCCCATAGCGATTTGGGTTTTTAAAAAAGAGACTGGTCACGTCTTTGCACGAGCTGATATAGTAGTGGTCAGACAAAAAAATAACTCAGCTGTGACAAAAGGCGTGCGGCCTTGACATACAATAAAAGTTCATATATTAACCCTCGAAGCCCATTGGCTTCTTCACATAATGCACCTTATCCTTCACATGATAAATGATGCTTGGATAAGGTAACATTACATGCTATTAGTTTACAAACTAAATCAtgcaataaacaaaatgatatcgATTTTTCAAAATCTGTTACTATcgttaaaatgaattttaatcagatatataaaaacaaaaactactGTCAAACTAAGTTGACTTTCATTTTGGAAATATCCACACTTTTAGCACGACATTCGccatgtattgtttgtttgtaCTATTTGGACTAGTTTTGGTTTATTgtcataattttttgttgtttatttattctaTACAAAATTTTTGCACACAATTTATTCTGCAATATTGCGATTTGTATATAAATCGTCCCCGCTGATTGTTtcacaattaacaaatatatatttaccgAATTATTCATTTGGTAAAGGATAATTACGATAACCCTACTTAATAACcactaattttttttctcagaaaaatATAATCTGTCACAGATgccacaaataaaggcaacagtagaataccgatgttaaaactcataaatcgatagacaaaaataaatccgggtcataaaccaaaactgagggaaacgcattaaatacaagaaaatgacgacacaacattaaaatgtaacacacacagaaacgatctaaacattagacaaaatccgatacgaataacaaatataacatcaaaactaaatacatgaatttgggatagaaaagtaccgtgacacgtcttatacaAAGACTTTTTTTAATGTATGGGAAGAGCTTGGTTTAATTTGACAGTTGGGGAAAATATAATAGATTTAATAGGAAATGCCAAGTATTTgatgaatgtttttatttatatctaattTGTTAAATGCATTAGACATATGTTGGGAAATATCGGCGATTGCTTggaaaaaatataccaagagagGATATTAAAATCATTAGAAAGACCAACCCGAATACGATGAACTGGGATAGATCGAATCATGTAttatttcatatcaattttatAGACACTAGATTGATAAGTCCcttttttaccatttgattttattacGTTATCTAATTTTTACAGATGAATGCAGTTATCCATATCGACGAGTAGGTAAAGGATGTTATCTTATACAAAAAGATAAAGTGTCCGGTGATACTGCTTTTGTAAGTTATTAATAGAAATCGTCATATTGTACACACTCATCAAATTTAGTCAAAGGGTCACAATAGTGACATCGAAAAGTGGATAAAGATAGCTGTTGCTTGTAAGCTAGGTGTAGCATATTATTATTAGCTATCGAGTGATTGTTGATCACATGTGCTCAGTTGATTAACTGGTTTTAGTCAGTTACCGTAGTGACAGCGTGTATTTAACTTACGAAAtcgccattatttttttttctcgaaaaatcaAAAAGAGATGATTCATATTACAATTCTAGGTGATCGAGTGTAACTAAACAATGAACCAATAGAAAATTGAATTGTGAAAAAATCATTAAGAATCAATGAAAAGATAGTCAAAGGGAACAAACGTAAAACTTTTCTAACACTACCACTATGTTTTCCCATACCAAGTCAGAAGTAATGCTGTCTTGACCAGTTGGTCCTCGTTATCGATACGTTTgtgtgtatttgtatttgttttatagcAGTTTGATGTTTGACGTTGTTTGCAACACTGCGAATACTATTTTGCTGTCGACTCttgttttcccttttttttcttttttttaaatgacaggcATGTTTACTTCACTTACAACTCAAcgtataaaacatttataaaaaatattaccgTATGAAAAGTATCAAATCAAATCCTTCTTGTATTATAAATTTTTTGACGTGATGCGCCTTATCATCCCCTGGCAAGTGACAAACAGGTCTCTCCATAATCTGTACATTTACTCcgtcaatatttcttttataggCATAGTTAGATaaaaactgacaatgaaaagGCAACTGAATTATCTGCAAGGAAACATGTTGTTGTTTTCCAGagcctgtttgaatggtttttcactaGCCATTTTGGGGGCCCTGTACAGCTTGCTGTTCAGTATGACCAAGGCTCCGTATTAAAGATggcactttgacctataatggcttCCTCTTACAAATCGCGAGTTTGATGGAGAGGTGTCTatttgacactcataccacatttgtttacatataataACCATCTCACCCTtgttttataataacaaaaagtaTGTTGTATCGTATATTAAcattttttgacgtttttttcatggtttcAGGCAAAATGCTTACGACGAGGTGCATACCTGGCAAACTTTGAAACTGTGAATGAAGCTATGTTGATGAAGTACGAACTTCTAAAAATGAAAACAggtatattattatttaatttcgACGATCAATGTACAAGACCAATAGTAGGTATAAGTAGAGAACCATAAATTTGGTTTAGTTCGAAAGACCACACAAGAAAGTAGAACGTATTCTCAACAAACTCGTTTCTTTGTAGTACTGTaacgttataaaaaaaaagtatgtaaaaATATTTGTGGTCTTTTTGTAttagtgtgtgttttttttaaattagtgcTTACAAAATTGGGATTGCGCTATAACACTTGATGAAATTTTTGCAAGAAAATTTATTCATCAATTCATAATTGTCTATACTTGAGATACCTTAACAGTAGTTGATGCGAAATTAACACGTTTACAGAAAGACGCTTTCAGGTCAAAATGCATATCACATAAATGAACTTTTTTAcaattagatttatttttatttcaaaggtgTGCATTATTATGTCGGTGGACGTAACATCAATAGATACAAGACCGGTGGTGATTGGAGATGGATAAAAAAGGACGGAAAAATGGTCAAGATGAGGTACTTTGCATTTGACAATGGCGAACCAAATGGAACATTTAATGGTGCACAAGATTGTATGTTCTTCTTAGCCTCTAGAGGATATAGGTTCCATGCTGTCTGGTGTGCAATGGGTGGTTTACTTGGAGGTTATATTTGCGAGAAATAAATTATGATTTAACTATAACAATGGTTCATTTATTTTACGATTCATCGCCGTTACATTATTTTGCAAAGGCTGCATAGCCAATCAAGATCGTTAAAATCTTCCATcatcataaaaaagtaaaataacaaaaatacccaactccgagaaacattcaaaacggaaagtccctaatcaaagggAAAAAATCTAAAGCACAACCACATTAAACgagtggataacaactgtcatatacctgacttgttacagccattttcttatgtaggaaaTGGTTAAGTGCACCTGGTTTATATAGCTGgataaacatctcacttgtatgacattcgcacacaattctattatattgacaataatgtgtgaacaaaacaaacagacataacaggtacaaatgtcaaaaatagaagTACAAATGTCAACATTGTGTTGataatcttaattactataaaatcaaacaaattgtcaacaaagaataaacatgaaataaagacaaagcacattaatttagcaaaaacgaaagacaagaatacaaaaaatttaccatagcacaataacacaatgacgggatgtataagtaccgagcctaGTCAAATAGATATCActaaaaaatagactaaacagtagaagtaataatttacaaagataaATACATGAACTCTATAACatgtaattaagatgataaccaacGTCCGTTCCTAGAATCTTTACTTAAAGTATAATTAATTGTCAAGTCGATACTGAATATTTATAAACTAGGTCTTGATATCCTCCAATGAACTTCTTTCGAAAAAGGTCGAGATGTTCTTTGACacaaccctggttcatcaactttctgctcagacaatGGTGACGTTGTACAAAGTCTGAGTTGCAGCTGCAATCTCTTGAATATAGAATGAGTTAAGAAATGTATGTCCCATATGTAGATGAAGTTAATATATTTCTACTAAGGGGGtgatatgtaaaacaaaatcatcTTGTTCGTCGTAGAACAAAGAACAAACCGTGTCTGTTAATACATGATACATGTGATAGTATGCTATGAAAATGCATTTCCCTTCGTGACATATGAACAGGCTAATGAAACAGAACAATAACTTGATGAAATTAACTTCATTAAACGTTCGTCTAGGATGTCAAATGTTGGAGAGCTATTTAATGCAGTGTACTTGGACCGTTTAATGTCTTTTCATCTTTTTTGTGGTAAAGGTGCTGTTCAATATCAATGACAGGATATCGTGTATCAATTCAAGCCATTGCATGCACTTGACAAAAGCAAACAAATAGCGCTTTCCTTAACGTTCTTCATCTCGAATTCACAGTTTAGCGTTCAACCTGGATAAAATCTCCAAACTCACTGCAAGTCCCATATAGCGTTCAGTACTGGTGGTTTGTGGAATTATTCCCAAGATGGCGATTCCCCATCATTGTTTATTAA contains:
- the LOC139515213 gene encoding uncharacterized protein; the encoded protein is MECSENESIPDEQVFLPEEKVQKIIKLSKKMLKAHKVSTRSLAQLAGLYSSSAHCAPNQQSTSKDSRRSASWALGQTFKKFYCKDIEIDKSLFYHLILLRYLIFTDECSYPYRRVGKGCYLIQKDKVSGDTAFAKCLRRGAYLANFETVNEAMLMKYELLKMKTGVHYYVGGRNINRYKTGGDWRWIKKDGKMVKMRYFAFDNGEPNGTFNGAQDCMFFLASRGYRFHAVWCAMGGLLGGYICEK